The following are encoded in a window of Streptomyces sp. SAT1 genomic DNA:
- a CDS encoding inositol monophosphatase family protein, with the protein MIEETETIEEFLAERSSDVEEAVRKAAAAEIMPRFRRLAEHEVDQKSGPHDLVTDADRLAERYLTDTLADLLPGSLVVGEEAVHADPAVYDAIGADVPVWIVDPVDGTRQFVHGDPGFCTLVALTLRGAVLASWTYAPAQDRLATAVRGHGARLDGRPLRSGSPEPGRALEVAHSHPDYTTDEQKRALRGLRADGLAPRPCGSAGLEYLAVASGALDATAFTWEAAWDHAAGLLLVEEAGGTQLTRTGEPFRLTGGNALPFTAARDEVTARRVIEALAAG; encoded by the coding sequence ATGATCGAAGAGACGGAAACCATCGAAGAGTTTCTCGCGGAGCGCTCGTCCGACGTCGAGGAGGCGGTCCGCAAGGCCGCCGCGGCCGAGATCATGCCCCGCTTCCGACGGCTCGCCGAGCACGAGGTCGACCAGAAGTCCGGACCGCACGACCTGGTCACGGACGCGGACCGGCTCGCCGAGCGCTATCTCACCGACACGCTCGCCGACCTGCTGCCCGGCTCCCTGGTCGTCGGCGAGGAAGCGGTGCACGCCGACCCGGCGGTCTACGACGCGATAGGCGCCGACGTCCCGGTCTGGATCGTGGACCCGGTCGACGGCACCCGGCAGTTCGTGCACGGCGACCCCGGCTTCTGCACGCTGGTCGCCCTCACCCTGCGCGGCGCGGTCCTGGCCTCCTGGACCTACGCCCCGGCGCAGGACCGGCTCGCCACCGCCGTCCGCGGGCACGGCGCCCGCCTCGACGGCCGGCCGCTGCGCTCCGGCAGCCCCGAGCCGGGCCGCGCCCTCGAAGTGGCGCACTCCCACCCGGACTACACCACCGACGAGCAGAAGCGCGCCCTGCGCGGCCTGCGCGCCGACGGCCTGGCGCCGCGCCCCTGCGGCTCGGCCGGGCTGGAGTATCTCGCCGTCGCGAGCGGCGCGTTGGACGCCACCGCGTTCACCTGGGAGGCGGCCTGGGACCACGCGGCCGGTCTGCTGCTGGTCGAGGAGGCGGGCGGCACCCAGCTGACCCGCACCGGCGAGCCGTTCCGCCTCACCGGGGGCAACGCCCTGCCGTTCACCGCCGCGCGGGACGAGGTCACCGCCCGCCGGGTGATCGAGGCGCTGGCCGCCGGATGA
- a CDS encoding O-acetyl-ADP-ribose deacetylase: MTHGPAPVPPSAPALVLVRGDITRQSADALVNAANSSLLGGGGVDGAIHRRGGPAVLEECRALRASRYGRGLPTGQAVATTAGALDARWVIHTVGPVYQGPGSDPALLASCYRESLRVADELGARTVAFPAISTGVYRWPLDDAARVAVETVRGTRTAVAEVRFVLFDEPAYQAFAAQLD, from the coding sequence ATGACCCATGGTCCCGCGCCCGTGCCCCCGTCCGCTCCCGCCCTCGTCCTCGTCCGCGGCGACATCACCCGGCAGAGCGCCGACGCCCTCGTCAACGCCGCCAACTCCTCCCTGCTCGGCGGCGGCGGGGTCGACGGCGCCATCCACCGCCGCGGCGGACCCGCCGTCCTGGAGGAGTGCCGCGCCCTGCGAGCCTCCCGGTACGGCAGGGGGCTGCCCACCGGACAGGCCGTCGCCACCACGGCGGGCGCGCTGGACGCCCGCTGGGTGATCCACACCGTCGGCCCGGTGTACCAGGGGCCGGGCAGCGACCCGGCGCTCCTCGCCTCCTGCTACCGCGAGTCCCTGCGCGTCGCCGACGAGCTGGGCGCCCGTACGGTCGCCTTCCCCGCGATCTCCACCGGTGTCTACCGCTGGCCGCTCGACGACGCCGCCCGCGTCGCCGTCGAGACGGTGCGCGGGACGCGGACCGCGGTGGCGGAGGTCAGGTTCGTCCTTTTCGACGAACCGGCGTACCAGGCGTTCGCGGCCCAGCTCGACTGA
- a CDS encoding PPOX class F420-dependent oxidoreductase: MSKPPLPAEAVALLRRPNPCVMATLRADGAPVSTPTWYVWDDPRVLISLDEGRVRLGHLRRDPRVTLTVLNGDDWYTHVTLIGRVAELRPDDGLADIDRIARHYTGEPYPDRVRPRVSAWIEVDRWHGWGALKDSGQAST; this comes from the coding sequence ATGTCCAAGCCCCCGCTGCCCGCCGAGGCCGTCGCCCTGCTGCGCCGTCCCAACCCCTGTGTCATGGCCACCCTGCGCGCGGACGGCGCGCCGGTGTCCACGCCCACCTGGTACGTGTGGGACGACCCGCGCGTGCTGATCAGCCTGGACGAGGGCCGGGTGCGCCTCGGGCATCTGCGCCGCGACCCGCGCGTCACCCTCACCGTCCTGAACGGCGACGACTGGTACACGCACGTCACCCTGATCGGCCGGGTCGCCGAGCTGCGCCCGGACGACGGCCTGGCCGACATCGACCGGATCGCCCGGCACTACACCGGCGAGCCCTACCCCGACCGGGTCCGGCCCCGCGTCAGCGCGTGGATCGAGGTGGACCGCTGGCACGGCTGGGGCGCCCTGAAGGACAGCGGCCAGGCGTCCACCTGA
- a CDS encoding AlkA N-terminal domain-containing protein produces the protein MQKGMHTDRTRCVRAVQSKDARFDGWFFTAVLTTRIYCRPSCPAVPPKPENMTFLPSAASCQQAGFRACKRCRPDTSPGSPEWNRRADLVARAMRLIADGVVDRDGVPGLATRLGYSTRQIERQLLAELGAGPLALARAQRAQTARLLIETTALPMAEIAFAAGFSSIRSFNDTVREVFALTPSDLRTRAPKAPAGRAAQPAAPGALTLRLPFRAPLNPDNLFGHLAATAVPGVEEWRDGAFRRTLRLPYGHGIAALTPRPDHIACRLTLSDLRDLPVAISRCRRMLDLDADPVAVDDQLRADPVLAPLVDKAPGRRVPRTVDEAEFAVRAVLGQQVSTAAARTHAARLVTAHGEPVDDPEGGLTHLFPAPGALAVLDPESLAMPRTRRTTFTTLVGRLADGSLRLGVESDWPETRAQLLALPGFGPWTADVIAMRALGDPDAFLPTDLGIRRAARELGLPSTPAALTARAAAWRPWRAYAVQYLWATDNHPINFLPV, from the coding sequence ATGCAGAAGGGGATGCACACCGACCGGACGCGCTGCGTACGCGCCGTCCAGTCCAAGGACGCACGCTTCGACGGCTGGTTCTTCACCGCCGTCCTGACCACTCGCATCTACTGCCGGCCCAGCTGCCCCGCCGTGCCGCCCAAGCCGGAGAACATGACCTTCCTGCCGAGCGCGGCCTCCTGCCAGCAGGCCGGGTTCCGCGCCTGCAAACGCTGCCGCCCCGACACGAGCCCCGGCTCACCGGAGTGGAACCGGCGCGCGGACCTGGTGGCGCGCGCCATGCGGCTCATCGCCGACGGCGTCGTGGACCGCGACGGCGTACCGGGCCTCGCCACCCGTCTCGGCTACAGCACCCGCCAGATCGAACGCCAGCTCCTGGCCGAACTCGGCGCGGGACCGCTCGCGCTCGCCCGCGCCCAGCGCGCCCAGACCGCCCGGCTGCTGATCGAGACCACCGCGCTGCCGATGGCGGAGATCGCCTTCGCCGCCGGTTTCTCCTCGATCCGCTCCTTCAACGACACCGTGCGGGAGGTCTTCGCGCTCACCCCGAGCGACCTGCGCACCCGCGCGCCGAAGGCTCCCGCCGGCCGGGCGGCGCAGCCCGCCGCCCCGGGCGCGCTCACCCTGCGCCTCCCCTTCCGCGCCCCGCTCAACCCGGACAACCTCTTCGGCCATCTCGCGGCCACCGCCGTCCCCGGCGTCGAGGAGTGGCGCGACGGCGCCTTCCGCCGGACGCTGCGGCTGCCCTACGGCCACGGCATCGCCGCGCTCACCCCGCGCCCGGACCACATCGCCTGCCGGCTCACCCTCAGCGATCTGCGGGATCTGCCCGTCGCCATCAGCCGCTGCCGCCGGATGCTCGACCTCGACGCCGACCCGGTCGCCGTCGACGACCAGCTGCGCGCCGACCCCGTGCTCGCGCCCCTGGTCGACAAGGCTCCCGGCCGCCGTGTGCCGCGCACGGTCGACGAGGCCGAGTTCGCCGTCCGGGCCGTGCTCGGCCAGCAGGTCTCCACGGCCGCCGCGCGCACCCACGCGGCGCGCCTGGTCACCGCGCACGGCGAGCCCGTCGACGACCCCGAGGGCGGCCTCACCCATCTCTTCCCCGCCCCCGGGGCACTGGCCGTCCTCGACCCGGAGTCGCTGGCCATGCCCCGAACCCGGCGCACCACCTTCACCACCCTGGTCGGCCGGCTCGCGGACGGCAGCCTGCGTCTGGGCGTGGAGAGCGACTGGCCCGAGACCCGCGCCCAGCTCCTGGCCCTGCCCGGCTTCGGCCCCTGGACGGCCGACGTCATCGCGATGCGCGCCCTCGGCGACCCGGACGCCTTCCTCCCCACCGACCTCGGCATCCGCCGCGCCGCCCGGGAGCTGGGCCTGCCGTCCACCCCGGCCGCCCTCACCGCGCGCGCCGCCGCCTGGCGCCCCTGGCGGGCCTACGCCGTGCAGTACCTGTGGGCCACCGACAACCACCCGATCAACTTCCTGCCCGTCTGA
- a CDS encoding methylated-DNA--[protein]-cysteine S-methyltransferase, with amino-acid sequence MKQHTVIDSPYGPLTLVVDDGVLCGLYMTDQRHRPPQESFGEPADGTGPLGAAADQLDAYFSGRLREFTLPLRLAGTPFQRRVWEQLCRIPYGETRTYGELAHALGAPGASRAVGLANGKNPIGIIVPCHRVIGAGGSLTGYGGGLARKRRLLDFEQGAGAGLF; translated from the coding sequence ATGAAGCAGCACACCGTCATCGACAGCCCCTACGGCCCGCTCACCCTCGTCGTCGACGACGGGGTCCTGTGCGGTCTGTACATGACCGACCAGCGCCACCGCCCGCCCCAGGAGTCCTTCGGTGAACCCGCTGACGGCACCGGACCCCTCGGCGCGGCGGCGGACCAGCTCGACGCCTACTTCTCCGGCCGCCTGCGGGAGTTCACCCTCCCCCTGCGGCTGGCCGGCACGCCCTTCCAGCGCCGGGTCTGGGAGCAGCTGTGCCGGATCCCGTACGGCGAGACCCGCACCTACGGCGAACTCGCCCATGCCCTCGGCGCCCCCGGCGCCTCCCGCGCGGTCGGCCTCGCCAACGGCAAGAACCCCATCGGCATCATCGTCCCCTGCCACCGCGTCATCGGCGCCGGCGGCAGCCTCACCGGCTACGGCGGCGGCCTCGCCCGCAAGCGCCGCCTGCTCGACTTCGAACAGGGCGCCGGCGCCGGCCTCTTCTGA
- a CDS encoding Sir2 family NAD-dependent protein deacetylase translates to MTKPLVALLSGAGISTDSGIPDYRGPNGVWRKDPEAEKLVTYTYYMGDPEIRRRSWQLRRKNRALTAEPNAAHRAVAELERAGVPVRVITQNVDGLHQLAGMPARKVLELHGSVRSVVCTRCHARGSMADALARVEAGEDDPPCRECGGILKSATVMFGERLDPVVLGEAVAITKACQVFIAVGTSLQVQPAAGLAALAAEHGARLVIVNAEPTPYDGIADEVIREPIGTALPALLAALRDGGARGA, encoded by the coding sequence ATGACCAAGCCCCTCGTCGCCCTGCTCAGCGGGGCCGGGATCTCCACCGACTCCGGCATCCCGGACTACCGCGGCCCGAACGGGGTCTGGCGCAAGGACCCCGAGGCCGAGAAGCTCGTGACGTACACGTACTACATGGGCGATCCGGAGATCCGGCGGCGGTCCTGGCAGCTGCGGCGCAAGAACCGCGCGCTGACGGCCGAGCCGAACGCCGCGCACCGGGCCGTGGCCGAGCTGGAGCGGGCCGGGGTACCGGTCCGGGTGATCACGCAGAACGTGGACGGGCTGCACCAGCTCGCCGGGATGCCCGCGCGCAAGGTGCTGGAACTGCACGGCAGCGTGCGCTCCGTCGTCTGCACGCGGTGTCACGCGCGCGGCTCCATGGCCGACGCCCTCGCCCGGGTCGAGGCGGGCGAGGACGATCCGCCGTGCCGGGAGTGCGGGGGGATCCTGAAGTCGGCCACGGTGATGTTCGGCGAACGGCTCGATCCGGTCGTGCTGGGCGAGGCCGTCGCGATCACCAAGGCGTGCCAGGTGTTCATCGCCGTCGGGACCAGCCTCCAGGTGCAGCCGGCGGCCGGGCTGGCCGCTCTCGCCGCCGAGCACGGCGCCCGGCTCGTCATCGTCAACGCGGAGCCGACCCCGTACGACGGCATCGCCGACGAGGTGATCCGCGAGCCCATCGGGACGGCCCTGCCCGCGCTGCTGGCCGCTCTGCGCGACGGCGGCGCCCGAGGCGCCTGA
- a CDS encoding NUDIX domain-containing protein, protein MTTPDLPDYATYIAGLPRVLAGAATLFRDERGRVLLVEPNYRDGWTLPGGTIESDTGESPRQGARRETLEEIGLDREPGRLLAVDWVPGTARPPLVAYVYDGGVLAAEDLKAIRLQEEELLSWRLVARDDLAAHLPGSLGRRVLTALDVLTRGGDTAELENGHRVG, encoded by the coding sequence ATGACGACTCCTGACCTCCCCGACTACGCCACCTACATCGCCGGTCTCCCCCGCGTCCTGGCCGGTGCCGCCACCCTCTTCCGCGACGAGCGGGGCCGCGTGCTGCTCGTCGAGCCCAACTACCGGGACGGGTGGACGCTGCCGGGCGGCACCATCGAGTCGGACACCGGCGAGAGCCCCCGCCAGGGAGCCCGCCGCGAGACGCTGGAGGAGATCGGCCTGGACCGCGAACCGGGCCGGCTGCTCGCGGTCGACTGGGTGCCCGGCACCGCCCGGCCGCCGCTGGTCGCCTACGTCTACGACGGCGGGGTCCTGGCCGCGGAGGACCTGAAGGCGATCCGGCTCCAGGAGGAGGAACTGCTCTCCTGGCGCCTGGTGGCACGCGACGACCTCGCCGCCCATCTGCCGGGGTCCCTGGGCCGCCGTGTCCTGACCGCCCTCGACGTGCTCACCCGCGGCGGCGACACGGCGGAACTGGAGAACGGCCACCGCGTCGGCTGA
- a CDS encoding glycerate kinase, whose protein sequence is MLVAADKFKGSLTAVQVAERVTAGLRRVVPDLEVEALPVADGGDGTVDAAVAAGFERREVRVTGPLGEQVTAAFALRGDTAVVEMAEASGLQRLPEGVFAPLTASTYGSGELLRAALDAGARTLVFGVGGSATTDGGAGMLSALGARFRRADGTPLAPGGGGLADLAHADLSDLDPRLAETEFVLASDVDNPLTGPKGAPAVYGPQKGASPEDVAALDAALAHYAKVLEEAIGPRAAAYAASPGAGAAGGIGYGALIVGARFRAGIEVMLDVLGFAPALERASLVITGEGSLDEQTLHGKAPAGVAAAARAAGKEVVAVCGRLALAPEALGRAGIRRAYALTDVEPDVARCIAEAGPILERVAERIGADFLG, encoded by the coding sequence GTGCTGGTTGCCGCGGACAAGTTCAAGGGCTCGCTGACGGCCGTACAGGTCGCCGAGCGGGTGACGGCCGGGTTGCGCAGGGTGGTGCCGGACCTGGAGGTCGAGGCGCTGCCCGTGGCCGACGGCGGGGACGGCACCGTGGACGCGGCGGTCGCGGCCGGTTTCGAGCGCCGGGAGGTACGGGTCACCGGGCCCCTCGGCGAGCAGGTGACGGCGGCGTTCGCGCTGCGCGGCGACACCGCCGTCGTGGAGATGGCCGAGGCCAGCGGGCTGCAGCGGCTCCCGGAGGGAGTGTTCGCGCCGCTGACCGCGTCCACGTACGGCTCGGGCGAGCTGCTGCGGGCCGCGCTCGACGCGGGGGCGCGCACCCTCGTCTTCGGCGTCGGCGGCAGCGCGACCACGGACGGCGGCGCGGGCATGCTGTCCGCGCTGGGCGCGCGCTTCCGGCGCGCCGACGGTACGCCGCTCGCGCCCGGCGGCGGCGGTCTCGCCGATCTCGCGCACGCGGATCTGTCGGACCTGGACCCGCGGCTCGCCGAGACCGAGTTCGTGCTCGCCAGCGACGTCGACAATCCGCTGACCGGCCCGAAGGGCGCCCCGGCGGTCTACGGGCCGCAGAAGGGCGCCTCGCCCGAGGACGTGGCGGCCCTGGACGCGGCCCTCGCGCACTACGCGAAGGTGCTGGAGGAGGCGATCGGGCCCCGGGCCGCCGCGTACGCGGCCTCGCCCGGCGCCGGGGCGGCCGGCGGCATCGGTTACGGCGCGCTGATCGTCGGCGCCCGGTTCCGCGCCGGGATCGAGGTCATGCTCGATGTGCTCGGCTTCGCGCCCGCGCTGGAGCGGGCGTCTCTGGTGATCACCGGCGAGGGCTCGCTGGACGAGCAGACCCTGCACGGCAAGGCGCCGGCCGGGGTCGCCGCCGCCGCGCGCGCGGCCGGCAAGGAGGTCGTCGCGGTGTGCGGGCGGCTCGCGCTGGCACCGGAGGCGCTGGGCCGGGCGGGGATCCGCCGGGCGTACGCGCTGACGGACGTCGAGCCGGACGTGGCCCGGTGCATCGCGGAGGCCGGTCCGATCCTGGAGCGGGTCGCCGAGCGCATCGGCGCGGACTTCCTGGGCTGA
- the pssA gene encoding CDP-diacylglycerol--serine O-phosphatidyltransferase yields MPEADELDDEEEMPLSLRLSIADTLTLGNATCGFMAVYFTTTGILIPHLTGSQENGMARHSAATAVILMLCAAVFDLFDGLVARKLRSSPMGAELDNLSDLISFGLAPAYFVLVYGMVADDAHQRMAALGAIVVLLAVVLRLARFSCVTMKDGVFQGMPSPFGALTVVSVVLLELPFVATLLAIVGTAWLMVSRVEYPKPRGRLAVAMLSWIVLSMGLLAAWAFDAPSGQLLLQTGCALQLVMGAVIPLFATARRVNNFRDNRREARAAQLP; encoded by the coding sequence GTGCCCGAGGCCGACGAGCTGGACGACGAGGAGGAGATGCCTCTCTCGCTCCGCCTCTCGATAGCGGACACCCTCACCCTGGGCAACGCCACGTGCGGCTTCATGGCCGTCTACTTCACCACCACCGGCATCCTGATCCCGCACCTCACCGGGAGCCAGGAGAACGGCATGGCCCGGCACAGCGCCGCCACGGCGGTCATCCTGATGCTGTGCGCGGCGGTCTTCGACCTGTTCGACGGCCTGGTGGCACGCAAGCTGCGCTCCTCCCCCATGGGAGCGGAGCTGGACAACCTCTCCGACCTGATCAGCTTCGGCCTGGCCCCGGCGTACTTCGTCCTGGTCTACGGCATGGTCGCCGACGACGCCCACCAGCGGATGGCGGCGCTCGGCGCGATCGTGGTGCTCCTCGCGGTCGTCCTGCGCCTGGCCAGATTCTCCTGCGTGACCATGAAGGACGGCGTCTTCCAGGGCATGCCCTCGCCGTTCGGCGCGCTGACGGTGGTCTCCGTCGTCCTGCTGGAGCTGCCCTTCGTGGCGACGCTGCTGGCGATCGTGGGCACCGCGTGGCTGATGGTGAGCCGCGTGGAGTACCCGAAGCCGCGGGGCCGCCTCGCGGTGGCGATGCTCTCCTGGATCGTGCTGTCCATGGGCCTGCTGGCCGCCTGGGCCTTCGACGCCCCGAGCGGTCAGCTGCTGCTCCAGACCGGCTGTGCGCTCCAGCTGGTGATGGGCGCGGTCATCCCGCTGTTCGCCACGGCCCGCCGGGTGAACAACTTCCGCGACAACCGGCGCGAGGCACGCGCGGCCCAGTTGCCGTAG
- a CDS encoding phosphatidylserine decarboxylase codes for MPHSQTSAPRDSLAGVRLARGASPWLLPTVATAAVSLVRARRSGVAKAVAVPATALAAGMLWFFRDPEREIAQGRVISPADGVVQSIMPWKDGRTRVAIFMSPLNVHVNRAPLSGTVTSVEHVPGGFVPAFNKESENNERVVWHFDTELGDIEMIQIAGAVARRIVPYIPSGTKVEQGERIGLIRFGSRVDLYLPEGVEVAVEVGQKTVAGVTRIDRD; via the coding sequence ATGCCCCACAGCCAAACCTCTGCACCTCGCGACAGCCTCGCCGGCGTACGCCTCGCGCGCGGAGCATCGCCGTGGCTTCTGCCGACCGTCGCCACCGCAGCCGTCAGCCTGGTCCGCGCCCGCCGCTCGGGCGTGGCCAAGGCCGTGGCCGTCCCCGCCACCGCGCTCGCGGCGGGGATGCTGTGGTTCTTCCGCGACCCCGAGCGCGAGATCGCCCAGGGCCGGGTCATCTCGCCCGCCGACGGTGTGGTGCAGAGCATCATGCCGTGGAAGGACGGCCGTACCCGCGTCGCTATCTTCATGAGCCCGCTGAACGTCCATGTGAACCGCGCCCCGCTCTCCGGCACGGTCACCTCGGTCGAACACGTCCCCGGCGGGTTCGTTCCGGCGTTCAACAAGGAGAGCGAGAACAACGAGCGGGTCGTCTGGCACTTCGACACCGAGCTCGGCGACATCGAGATGATCCAGATCGCCGGCGCGGTGGCCCGCCGCATCGTCCCCTACATCCCGTCCGGCACCAAGGTCGAGCAGGGCGAGCGGATCGGTCTGATCCGCTTCGGCTCCCGCGTCGACCTGTACCTGCCCGAGGGTGTGGAGGTCGCGGTCGAGGTCGGCCAGAAGACCGTGGCTGGGGTGACTCGCATTGACCGTGATTGA
- a CDS encoding acyl-CoA dehydrogenase family protein, with protein MSRLAQTHGLTDVQQEIVSTVRDFVDKEIIPVATELEHRDEYPQQIVDGLKELGLFGLMIPEEYGGLGESLLTYALCVEEIARGWMSVSGIINTHFIVAYMLKQHGTREQKDHFLPRMALGDIRGAFSMSEPALGSDVSAITSKAVRDGDEYVLTGQKMWLTNGGTSSLVAVLVRSDEGHPEGTAPHKSMTTFLVEKEPGFGEVRPGLTIPGKIDKMGYKGVDTTELIMDGLRVPADRVLGGATGRGFYQMMDGVEVGRVNVAARGCGVARRAFELGVGYAQQRHTFGKPIARHQAIQFKLAEMATKVEAAHAMMVNAARKKDSGQRNDLEAGMAKYLASEYCKEVVEDAFRIHGGYGFSKEYEIERLYREAPMLLIGEGTAEIQKMIIGRRLLEEYRIQG; from the coding sequence ATGAGCCGTCTCGCCCAGACCCACGGTCTCACCGACGTCCAGCAGGAGATCGTCTCGACCGTGCGGGACTTCGTCGACAAGGAGATCATCCCGGTCGCGACCGAGCTGGAGCACCGCGACGAGTACCCGCAGCAGATCGTGGACGGCCTCAAGGAGCTGGGGCTGTTCGGTCTGATGATCCCCGAGGAGTACGGGGGCCTGGGCGAGTCGCTGCTGACGTACGCGCTGTGCGTGGAGGAGATCGCGCGCGGCTGGATGTCGGTGTCCGGCATCATCAACACCCACTTCATCGTCGCGTACATGCTCAAGCAGCACGGCACGCGGGAGCAGAAGGACCACTTCCTGCCGAGGATGGCCCTCGGCGACATCCGCGGCGCCTTCTCGATGTCGGAGCCGGCGCTCGGCTCGGACGTGTCGGCCATCACGTCCAAGGCGGTGCGCGACGGCGACGAGTACGTCCTGACCGGGCAGAAGATGTGGCTGACCAACGGCGGTACGTCCTCGCTGGTCGCGGTGCTGGTGCGCAGTGACGAGGGTCACCCCGAGGGGACGGCCCCGCACAAGTCGATGACGACCTTCCTGGTGGAGAAGGAGCCCGGCTTCGGCGAGGTCCGGCCCGGTCTGACCATCCCCGGGAAGATCGACAAGATGGGCTACAAGGGCGTCGACACCACCGAGCTGATCATGGACGGGCTGCGGGTCCCGGCCGACCGGGTGCTCGGCGGCGCCACCGGCCGGGGCTTCTACCAGATGATGGACGGGGTCGAGGTCGGCCGGGTGAACGTGGCGGCCCGCGGCTGCGGGGTCGCCCGGCGCGCCTTCGAGCTGGGTGTGGGCTACGCCCAGCAGCGGCACACCTTCGGCAAGCCGATCGCCCGGCACCAGGCCATCCAGTTCAAGCTGGCGGAGATGGCCACCAAGGTCGAGGCGGCCCATGCGATGATGGTGAACGCGGCCCGGAAGAAGGATTCCGGACAGCGCAACGACCTGGAGGCGGGCATGGCGAAATACCTGGCCTCCGAGTACTGCAAGGAGGTCGTCGAGGACGCCTTCCGGATCCACGGCGGCTACGGCTTCTCCAAGGAGTACGAGATCGAGCGCCTGTACCGCGAGGCGCCGATGCTGCTCATCGGTGAAGGTACCGCCGAGATCCAGAAAATGATCATCGGCCGGCGACTGCTCGAAGAGTATCGAATCCAGGGCTGA
- a CDS encoding MaoC family dehydratase: MRFGRTYEEFEVGAVYKHWPGKTVTEYDDHLFCLLTMNHHPLHLDAHYAESTTDFGRNVVVGNYIYSLLLGMSVPDVSGKAIANLEIESLRHVAPTFHGDTLYGETTVLDKWPSKSKDDRGIVHVETKGYKQDGTLVCVFRRKVMVPTGTYIEERGWGPLPGHSGTGGEQPGRPELKEQGK, encoded by the coding sequence ATGCGGTTCGGACGCACCTACGAGGAGTTCGAGGTCGGCGCGGTCTACAAGCACTGGCCCGGCAAGACGGTCACCGAGTACGACGACCATCTGTTCTGTCTGCTCACCATGAACCACCACCCGCTCCACCTGGACGCGCACTACGCCGAGTCGACGACGGACTTCGGCAGGAACGTCGTCGTGGGCAACTACATCTACTCGCTGCTGCTCGGCATGTCCGTGCCGGACGTCTCCGGCAAGGCGATCGCCAACCTGGAGATCGAGTCGCTCAGGCACGTGGCGCCGACCTTCCACGGCGACACGCTCTACGGCGAGACGACGGTGCTGGACAAGTGGCCGTCGAAGTCGAAGGACGACCGCGGCATCGTGCACGTCGAGACCAAGGGCTACAAGCAGGACGGCACCCTCGTGTGCGTCTTCCGCCGCAAGGTGATGGTGCCGACCGGGACGTACATCGAGGAGCGCGGCTGGGGGCCCCTCCCAGGCCATTCAGGCACTGGGGGAGAGCAGCCCGGCCGGCCCGAGCTGAAGGAACAGGGGAAGTAG
- a CDS encoding HpcH/HpaI aldolase/citrate lyase family protein: MTSPAPQADRLRPRRSCLAVPGSNPRFLEKAQGLPADQVFLDLEDACAPLAKPEARHTIVKFLNEGDWTGKTRVVRVNDWTTEWTYRDVVTVVEGAGQNLDCVMLPKVQSAQQVVALDLLLTQIEKTMGFEVGRIGIEAQIENAQGLNHVNEIAAASPRLETIVFGPADFMASINMKTLVVGEQPPGYPADAYHYILMKILMAARAHDLQAIDGPYLQIRDIDGFRTVAGRAAALGFDGKWVLHPGQVEAANEVFSPSQEDYDHAELILDAYEYCTSEAGGKKGSAMLGDEMIDEASRKMALVVAGKGRAAGMRRTSKFEIPEG, translated from the coding sequence ATGACCAGCCCCGCTCCCCAGGCCGACCGTCTGCGTCCGCGGCGCTCGTGCCTGGCCGTCCCGGGCAGCAACCCGCGCTTCCTGGAGAAGGCGCAGGGACTCCCCGCCGACCAGGTCTTCCTGGACCTGGAGGACGCGTGCGCGCCGCTGGCCAAGCCCGAGGCGCGGCACACCATCGTCAAGTTCCTCAACGAGGGCGACTGGACGGGCAAGACCCGGGTGGTCCGGGTCAACGACTGGACGACCGAGTGGACGTACCGGGACGTCGTCACCGTGGTGGAGGGCGCCGGCCAGAACCTGGACTGCGTCATGCTGCCCAAGGTGCAGAGCGCCCAGCAGGTGGTGGCGCTCGACCTGCTGCTGACGCAGATCGAGAAGACCATGGGCTTCGAGGTGGGCCGCATCGGCATCGAGGCGCAGATCGAGAACGCGCAGGGCCTCAACCACGTCAACGAGATCGCCGCGGCCTCCCCGCGCCTGGAGACGATCGTCTTCGGACCGGCCGACTTCATGGCCTCCATCAACATGAAGACGCTGGTCGTGGGCGAGCAGCCGCCCGGCTATCCGGCGGACGCCTACCACTACATCCTGATGAAGATCCTGATGGCCGCCCGCGCCCACGACCTCCAGGCGATCGACGGCCCCTATCTCCAGATCCGCGACATCGACGGCTTCCGCACGGTCGCGGGGCGCGCCGCCGCGCTCGGCTTCGACGGCAAGTGGGTGCTGCACCCCGGCCAGGTCGAGGCGGCCAACGAGGTCTTCTCGCCCTCGCAGGAGGACTACGACCACGCCGAGCTGATCCTGGACGCGTACGAGTACTGCACGTCCGAGGCGGGCGGCAAGAAGGGCTCGGCGATGCTCGGCGACGAGATGATCGACGAGGCCAGCCGCAAGATGGCCCTGGTCGTCGCGGGCAAGGGACGGGCGGCCGGGATGCGGCGCACGTCGAAGTTCGAGATCCCGGAGGGCTGA